A stretch of Apostichopus japonicus isolate 1M-3 chromosome 9, ASM3797524v1, whole genome shotgun sequence DNA encodes these proteins:
- the LOC139973608 gene encoding uncharacterized protein encodes MNQTSRTTGYNLFCKELNSEEGVRLLTSKQKFVLYGSRWAALTTERRREFRRRAAQKNTLSHKQRQGKWNKCVKKMLKVMDEMRSLQPTSGYFVVVPQGGDPRYGGTQSGNIFIENEYEAVVEGFCKGLDARVTAKTSITVHDIRQLFNSKYAEAVGQPGKKLPYKTLFNLQMDGLPEGIVFKKPQCYGTAQLRRIWNARESIKCIVKS; translated from the exons ATGAATCAAACAAGTAGAACAACCGGTTACAACTTGTTCTGCAAGGAACTCAATTCTGAAGAAG GTGTCAGGCTGCTAACCAGCAAGcagaaatttgttttgtatggcaGTCGCTGGGCTGCACTGACAACAGAACGCAGAAGAGAATTTAGGAGGAGAGCAGCCCAGAAAAACACTTTGTCACACAAACAGAGACAAGGGAAATGGAACAAGTGTGTGAAGAAGATGCTAAAAGTT ATGGATGAGATGCGGTCCTTGCAACCTACTTCAGGTTATTTTGTTGTGGTTCCACAAGGTGGAGACCCTAGATATGGAGGCACACAGAGTGGCAACATATTCATTGAAAATGAATATGAGGCTGTCGTCGAAGGGTTCTGCAAAG GATTGGATGCTCGGGTAACAGCAAAGACTTCAATTACTGTCCATGACATACGGCAGCTCTTTAATAGCAAATATG CTGAAGCAGTTGGGCAGCCTGGCAAGAAACTGCCATACAAAACActttttaatttacaaatgGATGGGCTTCCAGAAGGAATTGTGTTTAAGAAGCCACAATGCTATGGGACAGCCCAGCTACGTAGGATCTGGAATGCCCGAGAGAGCATTAAATGTATAGTTAAATCGTAA